A portion of the Sabethes cyaneus chromosome 3, idSabCyanKW18_F2, whole genome shotgun sequence genome contains these proteins:
- the LOC128740600 gene encoding uncharacterized protein LOC128740600, producing MVKYPVILLFFINHAHGQHYFEDYFLNVYERAPLMLPNERLTLDDCHLRFPIFTVPMKVAPAAGLPVRLKEFAHIGAIGWTQPDGTILWSCGGTLIWDNFVLTAAHCALDARDKRPDVIRFGDLNIYTSEDDEHAQQLKIVDVIRHPAHRFAAQYHDIALMKLEKNVTLHDTVVPACLWTDDEVRFKTLEAAGWGRTGFAQEQTPVLLKVKLKPIDNEECGKIYTNETTRKLRDGLQDHHICAVDEKMDTCEGDSGGPLQIKLMHNGRVSPFLVGITSFGTVCGTSSAGVYTKVAPYHDWIVDTMRSNGAFVNENTYNATFCALRYKEFREYEDAVNTVKNNMVIGRDFSLLHMEVVESLPSYMVKLAWRTGDGRDDCYGAIIDETTVVTLAQCIFHNRLETGLKREHVCVGKDFFLVPKSCDLLVGGSVDGTIRRENEDYPVTFGLVQFGRDCGFGEHSVATGFAHHIEWMKSMLLPNHTETNSVLFLDDELHEDDTCISDDSKAAGLCVAVSRCPRKWRQFLSSGNAQFCSSSSVICCPLDDIESASDIHPDIASCPNVVRNIKTKKPNGSLVK from the exons TATTTTCTGAATG TTTATGAAAGAGCACCGTTGATGCTCCCGAATGAGCGCTTGACTCTGGATG ATTGTCATCTCCGGTTTCCCATTTTCACTGTGCCCATGAAGGTAGCACCTGCTGCTGGCCTTCCCGTCCGGTTGAAGGAGTTTGCCCATATAGGAGCAATTGGCTGGACACAACCGGATGGTACTATATTGTGGAGCTGTGGAGGAACCTTAATCTGGGATAATTTCGTTCTAACTGCTGCCCATTGCGCATTAGATGCAAG AGACAAGCGACCCGATGTCATTAGGTTCGGTGATTTGAACATCTACACCTCCGAGGATGATGAGCATGCCCAACAgcttaaaattgttgatgtgaTAAGACATCCTGCACATAGATTTGCCGCACAATATCACGATATTGCGTTAATGAAGTTGGAAAAAAATGTAAC CCTACATGACACGGTAGTTCCAGCTTGTCTTTGGACGGACGACGAAGTTAGATTCAAAACTTTGGAGGCTGCCGGTTGGGGTCGAACAGGTTTTG CCCAAGAGCAGACACCGGTTCTGTTAAAAGTGAAACTAAAACCGATAGACAACGAAGAATGTGGTAAAatttacacaaatgaaacaacTCGCAAATTGCGAGATGGTCTACAGGATCATCACATTTGCGCCGTTGACGAAAAAATGGATACATGTGAG GGTGACTCGGGAGGTCCGCTTCAAATCAAGCTGATGCACAACGGAAGGGTGTCACCGTTCTTGGTCGGAATTACGTCGTTCGGGACAGTTTGCGGGACCTCATCTGCCGGTGTTTACACAAAGGTGGCTCCTTACCACGACTGGATTGTTGACACAATGCGAAGCAACGGAGCATTCGTAAATG AAAATACTTATAATGCTACATTTTGTGCACTACGATATAAAGAATTTCGTGAATATGAGGACGCCGTCAATACGGTTAAAAATAATATGGTCATCGGAAGGGACTTTTCGTTGCTTCATATGGAAGTGGTTGAAAGTCTTCCATCTTATATGGTGAAGCTGGCATGGCGCACTGGTGATGGTCGTGATGATTGTTACGGTGCAATCATTGATGAAACTACTGTTGTGACTTTAGCGCAATGCATTTTTCATAACCG ACTCGAAACTGGGTTGAAAAGAGAGCACgtttgtgttggaaaagatTTCTTTTTAGTACCAAAGTCCTGTGACCTATTGGTTGGTGGTAGCGTTGATGGAACTATACGGCGTGAAAATGAGGATTATCCTGTAACATTCGGATTGGTGCAGTTTGGGCGAGATTGCGGATTCGGAGAGCACTCTGTTGCAACCGGATTTGCACATCATATTGAATGGATGAAGTCTATGCTTCTGCCTAATCATACTGAAACGAATAGCGTGCTCTTCCTGGACGATGAACTGCACGAAGACGATACATGCATAAGTGATGACAGTAAGGCAGCGGGTCTTTGCGTTGCTGTATCGAGATGTCCACGAAAGTGGAGACAATTTTTGTCCTCGGGAAATGCACAGTTTTGCTCTAGCAGCTCAGTAATTTGTTGTCCTCTGGACGATATCGAAAGTGCATCTGATATTCACCCGGATATTGCCTCTTGCCCGAATGTTGTACGGaacatcaaaacaaaaaagcCAAACGGATCATTGGTAAAATGA